One Vidua chalybeata isolate OUT-0048 chromosome 13, bVidCha1 merged haplotype, whole genome shotgun sequence genomic window carries:
- the GATM gene encoding glycine amidinotransferase, mitochondrial isoform X1, whose amino-acid sequence MLRVRCLRGGSRGAEAAHYIGSRLRGAFTGWVQRTFQSTQAAAASQNTCAADDKAASPVPKDCLVCSYNEWDPLEEVIVGRAENACVPPFSVEVKANTYEKYWGFYQKFGGQSFPKDHLKKAIAEIEEMCNILKGEGVIVKRPDPIDWSVKYKTPDFESTGMYAAMPRDILIVVGNEIIEAPMAWRARFFEYRAYRRLIKDYFNSGAKWTTAPKPTMADELYDQNYPIHSVEDRHKLAAQGKFVTTEFEPCFDAADFIRAGRDIFVQRSQVTNYMGIEWMRRHLAPDYRVHIISFKDPNPMHIDATFNIIGPGLVLSNPDRPCHQIELFKKAGWTVIQPPVPLIPDDHPLWMSSKWLSMNVLMLDEKRVMVDANETSIQKMFEKLGISTIKVNIRHANSLGGGFHCWTCDIRRRGTLQSYFD is encoded by the exons ATGCTGCGAGTGCGGTGCCTGCGCGGGGGCAGCCGGGGGGCCGAGGCAGCGCATTACATCGGCTCCAGG cttcGAGGAGCCTTTACAGGATGGGTGCAGCGAACTTTCCAGAGCACCCAGGCAGCTGCGGCCTCCCAGAACACCTGTGCTGCTGATGACAAGGCTGCAAGCCCTGTGCCCAAGGACTGCCTTGTTTGCTCATACAATGAATGGGATCCACTGGAAGAGGTCATTGTGGGAAGAGCTGAAAATGCTTGTGTCCCACCTTTTTCTGTGGAGGTTAAG GCAAACACTTATGAAAAATATTGGGGATTTTACCAGAAATTTGGAGGCCAGAGTTTCCCCAAAGaccatttaaaaaaagctaTTGCTGAAATTGAAGAGATGTGCAATATTTTGAAGGGAGAAGGCGTTATTGTCAAGAGGCCTGATCCAATTGACTGGTCTGTGAAGTATAAAACACCTGATTTTGAGTCTACAG GTATGTATGCTGCCATGCCAAGAGACATCCTGATAGTGGTGGGAAATGAAATTATTGAAGCACCTATGGCTTGGCGTGCTCGGTTCTTTGAGTACAGGGCATACAGACGACTAATCAAAGATTATTTCAACAGTGGTGCTAAGTGGACAACTGCCCCAAAACCCACAATGGCAGATGAACTCTATGATCAG AATTATCCAATCCACTCTGTTGAAGACAGGCATAAACTGGCTGCTCAGGGAAAATTTGTAACTACTGAATTTGAGCCATGCTTTGATGCTGCTGACTTCATTAGAGCTGGAAGAGATATCTTTGTACAAAGGAGCCAG GTTACAAACTACATGGGTATTGAATGGATGAGGCGACACCTTGCACCAGACTACAGAGTGCATATAATATCCTTTAAGGATCCCAACCCTATGCACATTGATGCCACTTTTAATATCATTGGGCCTGGTCTTGTGCTCTCTAACCCAGACCGTCCCTGCCATCAG ATTGAGCTCTTCAAGAAAGCTGGCTGGACTGTGATTCAACCCCCAGTGCCACTCATCCCAGATG ATCACCCCCTGTGGATGTCTTCTAAGTGGCTCTCCATGAATGTCCTAATGCTGGATGAGAAACGTGTGATGGTGGATGCCAATGAGACATCGATTCAGAAGATGTTTGAAAAGCTGG GCATTTCTACAATTAAAGTGAACATTCGCCATGCCAATTCTCTGGGAGGTGGCTTCCACTGCTGGACGTGTGACATCCGCCGCCGCGGCACCCTGCAGTCCTACTTTGACTAG
- the GATM gene encoding glycine amidinotransferase, mitochondrial isoform X2 — translation MLRVRCLRGGSRGAEAAHYIGSRLRGAFTGWVQRTFQSTQAAAASQNTCAADDKAASPVPKDCLVCSYNEWDPLEEVIVGRAENACVPPFSVEVKANTYEKYWGFYQKFGGQSFPKDHLKKAIAEIEEMCNILKGEGVIVKRPDPIDWSVKYKTPDFESTGMYAAMPRDILIVVGNEIIEAPMAWRARFFEYRAYRRLIKDYFNSGAKWTTAPKPTMADELYDQNYPIHSVEDRHKLAAQGKFVTTEFEPCFDAADFIRAGRDIFVQRSQVTNYMGIEWMRRHLAPDYRVHIISFKDPNPMHIDATFNIIGPGLVLSNPDRPCHQFFHSVTWKRMFFLISLNQTHVLLTFFRENCCVDRKEKCSLLAQKLVWLFWMTGGRWGCVRMVRMKGGFS, via the exons ATGCTGCGAGTGCGGTGCCTGCGCGGGGGCAGCCGGGGGGCCGAGGCAGCGCATTACATCGGCTCCAGG cttcGAGGAGCCTTTACAGGATGGGTGCAGCGAACTTTCCAGAGCACCCAGGCAGCTGCGGCCTCCCAGAACACCTGTGCTGCTGATGACAAGGCTGCAAGCCCTGTGCCCAAGGACTGCCTTGTTTGCTCATACAATGAATGGGATCCACTGGAAGAGGTCATTGTGGGAAGAGCTGAAAATGCTTGTGTCCCACCTTTTTCTGTGGAGGTTAAG GCAAACACTTATGAAAAATATTGGGGATTTTACCAGAAATTTGGAGGCCAGAGTTTCCCCAAAGaccatttaaaaaaagctaTTGCTGAAATTGAAGAGATGTGCAATATTTTGAAGGGAGAAGGCGTTATTGTCAAGAGGCCTGATCCAATTGACTGGTCTGTGAAGTATAAAACACCTGATTTTGAGTCTACAG GTATGTATGCTGCCATGCCAAGAGACATCCTGATAGTGGTGGGAAATGAAATTATTGAAGCACCTATGGCTTGGCGTGCTCGGTTCTTTGAGTACAGGGCATACAGACGACTAATCAAAGATTATTTCAACAGTGGTGCTAAGTGGACAACTGCCCCAAAACCCACAATGGCAGATGAACTCTATGATCAG AATTATCCAATCCACTCTGTTGAAGACAGGCATAAACTGGCTGCTCAGGGAAAATTTGTAACTACTGAATTTGAGCCATGCTTTGATGCTGCTGACTTCATTAGAGCTGGAAGAGATATCTTTGTACAAAGGAGCCAG GTTACAAACTACATGGGTATTGAATGGATGAGGCGACACCTTGCACCAGACTACAGAGTGCATATAATATCCTTTAAGGATCCCAACCCTATGCACATTGATGCCACTTTTAATATCATTGGGCCTGGTCTTGTGCTCTCTAACCCAGACCGTCCCTGCCATCAG TTTTTTCATAGTGTTACTTGGAAGAGGATGTTCTTCTTGATCTCCTTGAATCAAACCCATGTTCTATTGActtttttcagggaaaactgCTGTGTAgatagaaaagagaaatgcagcTTGCTTGCACAAAAACTGGTTTGGCTGTTCTGGATGACCGGGGGGCGGTGGGGGTGTGTGCGAATGGTGCGGATGAAAGGGGGCTTTTCTTGA
- the GATM gene encoding glycine amidinotransferase, mitochondrial isoform X3: MNGIHWKRSLWEELKMLVSHLFLWRLRDSKDILAASEKEANTYEKYWGFYQKFGGQSFPKDHLKKAIAEIEEMCNILKGEGVIVKRPDPIDWSVKYKTPDFESTGMYAAMPRDILIVVGNEIIEAPMAWRARFFEYRAYRRLIKDYFNSGAKWTTAPKPTMADELYDQNYPIHSVEDRHKLAAQGKFVTTEFEPCFDAADFIRAGRDIFVQRSQVTNYMGIEWMRRHLAPDYRVHIISFKDPNPMHIDATFNIIGPGLVLSNPDRPCHQIELFKKAGWTVIQPPVPLIPDDHPLWMSSKWLSMNVLMLDEKRVMVDANETSIQKMFEKLGISTIKVNIRHANSLGGGFHCWTCDIRRRGTLQSYFD, encoded by the exons ATGAATGGGATCCACTGGAAGAGGTCATTGTGGGAAGAGCTGAAAATGCTTGTGTCCCACCTTTTTCTGTGGAGGTTAAG AGACTCCAAAGATATCCTAGCAGCTTCAGAGAAGGAG GCAAACACTTATGAAAAATATTGGGGATTTTACCAGAAATTTGGAGGCCAGAGTTTCCCCAAAGaccatttaaaaaaagctaTTGCTGAAATTGAAGAGATGTGCAATATTTTGAAGGGAGAAGGCGTTATTGTCAAGAGGCCTGATCCAATTGACTGGTCTGTGAAGTATAAAACACCTGATTTTGAGTCTACAG GTATGTATGCTGCCATGCCAAGAGACATCCTGATAGTGGTGGGAAATGAAATTATTGAAGCACCTATGGCTTGGCGTGCTCGGTTCTTTGAGTACAGGGCATACAGACGACTAATCAAAGATTATTTCAACAGTGGTGCTAAGTGGACAACTGCCCCAAAACCCACAATGGCAGATGAACTCTATGATCAG AATTATCCAATCCACTCTGTTGAAGACAGGCATAAACTGGCTGCTCAGGGAAAATTTGTAACTACTGAATTTGAGCCATGCTTTGATGCTGCTGACTTCATTAGAGCTGGAAGAGATATCTTTGTACAAAGGAGCCAG GTTACAAACTACATGGGTATTGAATGGATGAGGCGACACCTTGCACCAGACTACAGAGTGCATATAATATCCTTTAAGGATCCCAACCCTATGCACATTGATGCCACTTTTAATATCATTGGGCCTGGTCTTGTGCTCTCTAACCCAGACCGTCCCTGCCATCAG ATTGAGCTCTTCAAGAAAGCTGGCTGGACTGTGATTCAACCCCCAGTGCCACTCATCCCAGATG ATCACCCCCTGTGGATGTCTTCTAAGTGGCTCTCCATGAATGTCCTAATGCTGGATGAGAAACGTGTGATGGTGGATGCCAATGAGACATCGATTCAGAAGATGTTTGAAAAGCTGG GCATTTCTACAATTAAAGTGAACATTCGCCATGCCAATTCTCTGGGAGGTGGCTTCCACTGCTGGACGTGTGACATCCGCCGCCGCGGCACCCTGCAGTCCTACTTTGACTAG